GTTGGGGTGTGGGGATGGCTGGGACATGGGAAGAGCTTGGATATGGGGATAGACACACTCTGGGAGCTTAAGGGGGCTGGGACAGGAGGACATCCATGCTTGGGGATGTGAGGACAGCCAGAACCCAGGGACAGACACGTCCCAGGGATGCGGATACAACTGGAATAAGGGGACAGCCCCATTGTGGACACAGGGACAGCCCCAGGCTGCTGTGCATGGGGACAGCTGTGACACGGAGCCATCACCGCTCCCTTCTCCCTCTGTCCCCAAGCCCCGCAGTGGCCTTCGGCTCATCCCCACTGCCCCGCAGCCACCCAGCTCGCCCCGACACCCCCGCGGGACAATGAACATCCTGGCTCCGGTCCGCAGGGACAGGGTCATCACCGACCTACCCCCGGTGAGCAgaggaggcggggggggggacggacacGACACCGGCCGCGGGGTGACCTCATGGAGCCCCACGATCACACCGGTGTCCCCCTTCGCGTCCCCCCGCAGTGCTTTCGGAAGGAGGCCGCCCTGCACACCCGCTCCTCCTTCCACCCCACCGTGTCCAGCGCCTGCCAGGAGCAGCGGACGGGCACCGTGGGGTGAGCAGGGGGTGATGCGGGGGGTCCCCaccatggtggtggtggtggggggggggggggtgatgggggtgaCACGGggacagcccccccccccccctctgGGGTTGGGGGTCCCCAGCGCGGGCGCCGCGTGGCTTTGCCTGCGTTGCCGTGTGCCGAGCCCTGCGTCACGGCGCAGGAATGCGGCGCGGGGGGGACACGGGGGTCTGGGATGGGCTGCGGCTGCAAGCGGCAAACACGGGATGTGGGGTGCTGCGGCGGCACCCCCCAACCTCATTAACCCCTCTGCTCCTGCGGCTggttgggggagggggaagaagggagcCCCCCCGCCCCCAATAATCAGCCATGAGccccccatgtgctgcaggTTCAAGATCTCCAAGATCATCGTGGTGGGGGACCTCTCGGTGGGGAAGACGTGTCTGATCAACCGGTAACCGTGATTCACTGGTAACGGGACCCCCCCGGGGGGGGTTAATGGGGTGGGAGGGGACAAAGGAAGAGACCACCCCCCTCCTAAAAGAGCCGCAGCACTGATTGGGCTGAGCCTGCTTCCGATTGGAATCTGGCGCTGGGCATCCCACTgtgatggggtggggggggggagctgggggggtgCTGACAGCGTTTTCCCCCCGCCCCAGCTTTTGCAAGGACACCTTTGACAAGAACTACAAGGCGACCATCGGGGTGGATTTCGAGATGGAGCGGTTCGAGGTGCTGGGGGTGCCCTTCAGCCTGCAGCTGTGAGTGAGGTGCCAgccccccccttccttccctctgcaccCTTGTACCACCCCCCCCAGTCACCTCCTGCACCCCCCTAAGGTGGGACACGGCCGGGCAGGAGCGCTTCAAGTGCATCGCATCCACCTACTACCGAGGAGCACAAGGTGAGGCCCCCCCGCCAGCCTTGATCTTGTCCCATCGCAGTGTCCCCATCGCCGTCTcacccctctcctccctcctccagccATCGTGATTGTCTTTGATGTCAACGACGTGGCGTCCCTGGAGCACACGCGGTAGGTGACACCCGGCCGAGGGGGGACTGGGGATGATGAGCGATGATGGGGCCGGAAGGAGAGGTGAagctgggcaggatggggacgGGGGCAATACTGGATTGTGAGAGCAAGAGGGTAGCGCTTGGCTGGTGACTCCCATAGGCAGTGGTTGGCTGACGCGCTGAAGGAGAATGACCCATCCAACGTGATCCTCTTCTTGGTGGGCTCCAAGAAGGACTTGAGCGTGAGTGTGCCCCCCTTCCCATGGGCTCCCTGTGCTCAGTGCGGGTGTCCCTGCCACCCATCCACCTCTCGGTTCCTTGACAGACACCAGCCCAGTACAACCAGATGGAGAAGGATGCTCTCAAGGTGGCCCAGGAGATGCAGGCAGAGTACTGGGCTGTCTCCTCCCTCACCGGTG
The Lathamus discolor isolate bLatDis1 chromosome 14, bLatDis1.hap1, whole genome shotgun sequence genome window above contains:
- the RAB34 gene encoding ras-related protein Rab-34, whose translation is MNILAPVRRDRVITDLPPCFRKEAALHTRSSFHPTVSSACQEQRTGTVGFKISKIIVVGDLSVGKTCLINRFCKDTFDKNYKATIGVDFEMERFEVLGVPFSLQLWDTAGQERFKCIASTYYRGAQAIVIVFDVNDVASLEHTRQWLADALKENDPSNVILFLVGSKKDLSTPAQYNQMEKDALKVAQEMQAEYWAVSSLTGENVRDFFFRVAALTFESSVLAELERSSARRIGDTVRISSNESDLYLSAPRKKPKCCQ